Below is a genomic region from Telmatobacter sp. DSM 110680.
GCTTGGAAATCTGCACAAGTTTTCCAATGAATCGATTAGTCACGGCACTGCGAGGATCCCGATCTATGCGAGCGTTCCGGAGACCGGCAGGTCCAGTAGCGGCCTCACATCGTCTGCTTTGATGGGAGCTTCACTTCATCGCGGGTACGCACCACCGCCGTCAAGTTTCTCGCAGGGATCTTCGAGTTCATATTCTGGTGGATCTAACAGCAACATGGGTTCAAGCGGCGGCGGCGCTCGATCGAGTGGTCCGTCGATGCCATCTGCGCCGGCTCCTTCGGCTCCCTCCGGGGGCGGCGCCAGGAAATAGCGGCGCGCGGAATTCGACTTGATTTTGGCTGTGCGCGTCACCAGTTGTAACGCGCACAGCATCTCTTCTGCGAACACCGTACTTCTGCATCCCGCCTTATCACACCGAAACCAAGGTCGAGCAATTGGCGTCACTTCATTTCTTCTCGGAACCTCGTTGCTCTCAGAACCTTAATGAGGGCTTAGGGCCCAGGTGCTCTCCGTCACCACTCATTTAAGAAAATGACGCTGACGGCGCGGTAGAGCCGAGGAATCGGCGAGAATATATGCAGAGATGGTGAAGAGATTTTTGGGGATTGAAGCGCGCGGCTTGATTGCGCATGTATTCCGGGTTCTGACATTTGCCGTAATGCTACATGCGGCAGCGCAGGCTCAACTCTTCGGACACCATCCCAAGGATGCGAAGGACGCATCTCCCGCAGATTCTGTGAATCGGGAACAGCCGGCGTCCCAGCCAGCCGCTTTCAGCATTCCTGTTGAGCCGCTCGGATTCTTTGCGCCCGGCGCTATTTATCAGGGGCAGCGGGAAAGTCTCGTGTCGCTGGACTTTCTGGATGAAGACCACCTTTTATTCACGTTTCATGCACCGGGGCTGATGCGCCGGCGAGACAATGCGTCTGCGAGCGATGAGCGGCAAATACGCGCGGTCGTTCTGGCTTTGCCCAGTGGAACGGTGAATGCGGAGGCCCTGTGGACACTGCATGACAGGGGCCGGTATTTGTGGATGTTGAACGACGGACATTTCCTCTTGCGCAATCAGAACGACCTGCAGCTCGGAGAAGCGTCCTTGGAACTCAAGCCTTCCCTGCATTTTGAAGGCCCGGTACTGTGGCTTGAACTTGACCCGGCGCAGGATCTGGTTGCTACCGATTCTCGTGAGCCTGTTGGCACTAAACCTCAAACTGGCAGCGTGCCGAGCCCGGGGACCGCTTCCGCGTGGGTCACTTCGGATGAGGTGAAATCGTATGCGGAACCCGACATTGTCTTGCGTATTGTGCGACGCGCTACGGGGCAGGTTATGCTGGTCAGCCGCACCCGGACGACCGTGCATCTGCCCATCAACTCCGATGGTTTCGTCGAATCATTGCGCGGCAAAGGGCACGAATGGGTGCTGAACCTGGATTCTTTCAAGGGTGGAAGTCGCGTGATTGGGAAACTCGACTCGATGTGCGCGCCTTCCGTCGAGTTTGTCTCCAATCCTGAAGTGCTCGTCACCACCTGCAATCCCGACAACAGTCGATGGATGGTTGCCATGTCGACCGACGGCAAGCGTCTTTGGAATGTGGTGAAGCCGCCAACCCAGATTTGGCCGCGCCTGTACATGGCACCCAACGGTCTGCGCCTTGCCCGCGAAACTCTTGTTGTAACCCACCCGATCGATACCTTTTCCCCGCTCAGTTTTGACGATGTGAAAGGACAACTCGTGGAGGTCTACGATGCGATCACCGGGAAGGTGAATTTGACTGCGCCTGCCAGTCCCATTCTGGATGGGGGCGGCAATGTTGCCATCTCACCCTCCGCCCGGCGTGTGGCCATTCTCGACGCTGGAGCCATCCAAGTATATGAACTGCCGCCTACATCTCCCGGTCTTCCTGCCGGGCAGTAGAGGGCAGCGGGTATTCAGGCGCGTTTCCGACGTGTAAACTTGCCTGCGGAGGTTTTTCTTGGCCACAGCTGTCGTCCGGTATACGGCTGCGGCGGTCACTGACCGCGGGCGCAAACGTCCTTCCAACGAAGATGCCTTCGGGTTTTCCGTTGAGTCGGGTGTTTATATAGTTTGCGACGGAATGGGCGGAGCAGCCGCTGGAGAAATCGCCAGCACCCTCGCCGTTGACGAATTCCTTCGCCTTCTAACCAATCGAAATCCTGAAAATACAACGCCTTTAGCCGATGCGGCTCAAAGCGCGATCTGCGCCGCCAATGAGGCGATCTTCTCACGCGCCCAGCGGAATCACCGGCTGAGCGGGATGGGCACAACGCTGGTGGCATTGGCGACCTGCGAGCACCATGTGTGGGTACTGAACATAGGGGACAGCCGTTGCTACCGGCTCCGCCAAGGTCGCCTGGAGCAGGTAACCAGTGATCACTCACTGGTCGAGGAGCAGGTGCGAATGGGCCGCATGACCCCGCGTGAAGCCCTGCATTCTCCTCTAAAAAACGTGATTACGCGGGCCTTGGGCACGCAGTCGCAGGTGACGCCCGACGTGTTTGAACTCGAGGCCGAACCCGGCGATCTGTTCCTGCTTTGCTCCGACGGATTGACGCGCGAATTACCAGACTCCGCGATTCAGACCTTGCTGAATGACGCACTCCCCCTTGAAGCGCTCTCTGCGAGACTCGTTGACGCTGCAAAAAAGGCGGGCGGTCACGATAACATCACGTGTCTGCTCGTACGCGCAGAGGCGTAGTTAGCTAGATAGGCGATTCCGTCTTTTCCTGTCTCAGGCCTGGCAGTGCTGCGCACCATTCGTTGACAGCCGTTTCGAGATCGCCTCAAGCATCACGGTCGGATGCACCGGCTTGGCCATGATCTCGAACTCATGCCCTTCGCTCTTTGCCTTCTTCACAAGTGCCTCGACTGTTGGCTGCCCGGAAAACAACAGAATGTGACAACTCTCGAAGCGCTCCTTCAGGAGCACCGCGAGATCGATTCCATTCATCTTCGGAAGCATTACGTCGAGGATCGCGAGATCGGGGAACCATTGCTCGACAAGTTGAAGTGCCGCTTCTGCGGAATAGACTACGCGTGCGTCGTAGCCTTTTGAGCAAAGAATCTGGGCCAATGAGTCGGCCACCATCTTCTCGTCTTCCACGATCAAGATCATTCCCACGTTTTCAGGCATTAAGGGCCTCCCGTGGGAAAAATCCGAACCGCCCACTGTTCTTGTGAAGGATGCCCGGTCGTGAATGTAAGGTTGGCTATCTGACGCTCAACAAATACAAGCAAATCAATATCAATCACAGTGCGGGACGCGTATCTCTGGAATCCATGAGTTGATTACTGCGACGTATGCGTCTGTCTTGTCTTCCGTCGATGCCGCATGAGAACGAGGTGCGATTACACAGGGCTTAGGGGTTCAGAGTACTTACCTTTTGCCCTTGGAGTAATAAAGGCGTATTACTGTTTCGCTGCGTGGATATCTCCGGGGTGCGGACCTAACATAAAGAATCTAATTCATTTGCGTCCTGTATTCGGTATGTTCGTGAATCAGGTGGCAACGAACAAATCTATGAACAGTGCGAAATATCATTCGTGGAAGAGGCTCAATCCTGTCGGGGAACGGCCGGAAAGACCTATCCAGATCCAGAATCCCCGGGAGATTATGCGCGAGAGTTCCGGCTCAGGATTCTTGTTGGACTGGCTCGTGGGCGGCGAAGCATCCGCGCGAAATATTCAGGGATTTTCGATTAGATTTGAAGGCTATTTGGCGACCAATGCGGGTCAAGCCAGCCAGGCGAGACAGGCCGACCAGAAGCGCGCTCATGCGCGGTGAATAGAATCCACTTCTGCCATTTCTGGTCGGGGCGGAGGGATTCGAACCCCCGACCCTCTGCTCCCAAAGCAGATGCGCTACCAGACTGCGCTACGCCCCGACGTTTCTCTGATTGTATCGCGGAAAGCCTCGCGGCTTGTACCGTTGGATCTCGTTCGAAGCCATCCGGACTCAATGGTGGATAAGCCATGCAAACAGCCAGATAACGATTATGATCGGGATCGCAAAAACGACTCCTAGCGCGCACAGGACAGTAGCGAGGAACGCCCAGTCTTTCCAGGTGTGGCGACGTGGTTCACCCAAGTGGCGCTGGAGCAACTGGTAGTTACGTCGATTGGGCTTAAAGGCGATATCGAACACGTCGCCAAGGATGGGAATCGATCCCACCAGTACACCGATGCCAATGTTGGCAGTCATGCGGAACAAAGTGATGTAAGGAACCCCACGGGTCCAGGCAGCAATCGGGATGATGAGGGAGAGCAACCCCGCCATGACGTCCCCCAGTCCCGGTACCAGTCCAATGATGCCGTCAATGCCGAAGCGGAACTTGGTGAAGGGGATCCGGAATGCTTCGTCGAGCAGAATCTCGAGCTGACGCAGTGTTGCATCCCGAAAGAGCCAGGCGCCACGATCCCAGCGCCCTGACGGCACGAGGATGCCATCAACCGATGGGCCCTTGCGCTGGCTGAATCGAGTCGATTTGGCTTCAGAATCGGGCGTACGTGAGGCCTTCCGGTCGCCATTGGGCATATTCATTCGATGCTACAATCGTAGAGGTACGTGGCGGCTATAGTTCAGCGGCAGAACGCCTGACTGTGGCTCAGGATGTCGTGGGTTCGATCCCCACTAGCCGCCCCAATTGAAGATTTCTAATTTTCGTCTGACCCGATAAGCGTGCGTACGCGCGCCCAAAGCAGCCCCGGTCTGAGCTGTCTAAATCAACAACTCTGAAATGCACTGGAGATCATGCCTGCGCAATGGTCGGGGATCAATGCCTGTCGGCTTCGGCGTTTGTCGGGTCGGAGAAGCCTTCTTTGAAGATCGAGATCCAGCTGATGAGCACGACCAGGGTGCATCCGATCAATCCGCTGAAGAACATGATCTCAACAAGCCGAACAGCTAAAACCATCATGGAGTGAGTCATGGTGCGAGACACAACCTTTCCCGAACCCGTCGAGAGAGCTATGGCTCGATCTCGAAGTCAGCTGAGAGTATAGGGAAACAGGGAAAGCGGCACTAGTCATACCAAGGTATAGTTGTGTTCCTTGAGAGAGCCTTTTAAAGTCCAAACACGGACTCGTATATTCATAAGACATCCGGGTCCATTTCCCTTCTCGTTTGAGTTGTAAATCAGATCGCAACCGAATTCACCGCAAGAGACCTTACCGGCCCAGCGGTGAAGTGTACCCTGCAGCATCTCGCGCAGTTCGACAGTAGAAGATTCCAAAAATTGAATGGAGGAGCTACACGATGAACCCCATTGTGCGGCCAGGGAGATCCCTGTCTTTTTCGCAAAAGCTAACCCGGCTGGCAGAACGCCTGCGCCAGCCGATGTGGCAGAAGTACGGCGCGACCGTGCTCGCAGGCAAACTCGCTGGTGTCGGTTTGACGTTGTTGGTCACGGCCGGCATCACCGCAATATTCTTCGCAAAGGTGTACGCAGCTGATACTCCGATGAAAGCTGCTGACATTGTGAATCCTGTAAACACCGCATGGACATTGATTGCGGCCTTCCTCGTGTTCGGCATGCAGGTTGGATTCACGATGCTCGAAGCAGGCTTCTGCAGGTCGCGCGAGACGGTGAACGTGCTGATGGAGTGCATTGTCGACACGTGTTTATGCGGAATTCTTTTCTATGCAATTGGTTTCGCATTCATGTTCAGCCATGGCAACGGATTCATCGGCTACCACTGGTTTTTCCTGCAAGGTGCGCCTGAAACTTATGAATCTACAGGTGTGGCATTCCTCGCGGTATGGATCTTTCAATTCGCATTCGCCGATACCTGCTCCACGATTACCTCCGGTGCCATGATTGGTCGGACGGGTTTTGTCGGCGATTTGCTCTACTCGCTTGGCGTTTCCGGGTTTATCTATCCGATCATTGGCCACTGGGCATGGGGTCCGGATGGCTTTCTGGCGACGATGGGCGCAACCGGTTATTTTCTTCCCAACCTCGGACAGAGCTTCCACGATTTCGCAGGCTCGACGGTCGTTCACACTATCGGTGGATTTATCGCGTTGGCCGGCTCCATTGTTCTGGGGCCAAGGCTGGGGCGCAAGTTCAAACGCGACGGCGGTGCTCCCATGCTGCCGCATGATCTCACCATCGCGGCAACTGGCGGACTGATCCTGTGGTTCGGCTGGTATGGCTTTAATCCTGGTTCCACTCTTTCGGCGATGGATTTTGTGGGTATCGGACGCGTCTCCGCCAATACCACGCTCGCAGCCTGCGCGGCCGGACTTACGGCGATGATGTATGCCTATTTCCTTAGCAAGAAATGGGATGTGGGATTCACGGTGAACGGATTCCTTGCAGGACTTGTTGCGATTACATGCCCCTGCTACTGGGTCACCCCAACTGGTTCCATCATCCTGGGTGGAGTCGCCGGGGTCCTGGTGTGCATGGGCGTGGAGCTACTGGAGTGGTTGCGCATCGACGATCCTATCGGTGCGGTTCCCGTGCATGGCCTGTGCGGTATCTGGGGTACGCTCTCGCTCGGATTCTTTGCCTGCGGCAAGTATGGGGCATCTGGACCAGCGGGTCCTGACAACTCGGCAGCGCTCTCCGGGCTCTTCTATCACGGTGGCTTCACCCTGTTGAAGGCCCAGTTCATTGGCAGCGCAATCATCACGACCGCTACTTTTGGTGTAGCGATGCTGCTGATGTACCTGGTGAACCTGACGGGGACGCTGCGTGTTTCAGAAGAGGGTGAGTTGTATGGACTTGACCTTCATGAGCATGGCATCTCAGCTTATCCGGAGTACGTCATTTCGTCGCTGGCCGCACCGGCTGGCATGCCTAAGGATGTTACTGGGCACTCGCCAGTACACGAGATGACCTCGCTGCGCAGCGCATCCACAACCGGCGATTGATCGAAGAAAGACGAGGATTTTATGACTAAGATCGAAGCAATCGTCCGGCCCAACAAATTCGAAGCGGTGAAATCCGCCTTGATTGAAATGGGTGTGGA
It encodes:
- a CDS encoding Stp1/IreP family PP2C-type Ser/Thr phosphatase, with the translated sequence MATAVVRYTAAAVTDRGRKRPSNEDAFGFSVESGVYIVCDGMGGAAAGEIASTLAVDEFLRLLTNRNPENTTPLADAAQSAICAANEAIFSRAQRNHRLSGMGTTLVALATCEHHVWVLNIGDSRCYRLRQGRLEQVTSDHSLVEEQVRMGRMTPREALHSPLKNVITRALGTQSQVTPDVFELEAEPGDLFLLCSDGLTRELPDSAIQTLLNDALPLEALSARLVDAAKKAGGHDNITCLLVRAEA
- a CDS encoding response regulator → MPENVGMILIVEDEKMVADSLAQILCSKGYDARVVYSAEAALQLVEQWFPDLAILDVMLPKMNGIDLAVLLKERFESCHILLFSGQPTVEALVKKAKSEGHEFEIMAKPVHPTVMLEAISKRLSTNGAQHCQA
- a CDS encoding DUF4112 domain-containing protein; amino-acid sequence: MNMPNGDRKASRTPDSEAKSTRFSQRKGPSVDGILVPSGRWDRGAWLFRDATLRQLEILLDEAFRIPFTKFRFGIDGIIGLVPGLGDVMAGLLSLIIPIAAWTRGVPYITLFRMTANIGIGVLVGSIPILGDVFDIAFKPNRRNYQLLQRHLGEPRRHTWKDWAFLATVLCALGVVFAIPIIIVIWLFAWLIHH
- a CDS encoding ammonium transporter, which codes for MNPIVRPGRSLSFSQKLTRLAERLRQPMWQKYGATVLAGKLAGVGLTLLVTAGITAIFFAKVYAADTPMKAADIVNPVNTAWTLIAAFLVFGMQVGFTMLEAGFCRSRETVNVLMECIVDTCLCGILFYAIGFAFMFSHGNGFIGYHWFFLQGAPETYESTGVAFLAVWIFQFAFADTCSTITSGAMIGRTGFVGDLLYSLGVSGFIYPIIGHWAWGPDGFLATMGATGYFLPNLGQSFHDFAGSTVVHTIGGFIALAGSIVLGPRLGRKFKRDGGAPMLPHDLTIAATGGLILWFGWYGFNPGSTLSAMDFVGIGRVSANTTLAACAAGLTAMMYAYFLSKKWDVGFTVNGFLAGLVAITCPCYWVTPTGSIILGGVAGVLVCMGVELLEWLRIDDPIGAVPVHGLCGIWGTLSLGFFACGKYGASGPAGPDNSAALSGLFYHGGFTLLKAQFIGSAIITTATFGVAMLLMYLVNLTGTLRVSEEGELYGLDLHEHGISAYPEYVISSLAAPAGMPKDVTGHSPVHEMTSLRSASTTGD